The window CTTTATGAATTTCTTTAATAAATGTTTCATCGATTTGGATTTTACCAGATAATTTTTTAAATTTTAATTGGGTATTTTCTAATTGTTTTGATTTCATTAATTTTTGACGATTATATCAAGCAGTTTTTAATGTAGTTTTAATAAAACGAGAAATTGTTTTACTAGATTGCCCCAGCAATGAAATTTGAATCAATAAATTTCATTGTTCATAATTTAAATGACTTCAATAAATAAAATGATTACGAAAAGCGTCAAAACTTGCACGGCAATTTTTACATAAATATTTTTGTTTTCCTTCTGAATTATGTCCATTTTTAACGCAATGGTAAGATTCACATTTAGGGCATTTAATACCTTGCGCTCTAAATTTTTGATCAATTTCATTTAACCGTTTTTGTTTTTTTATTAATTCTGCTTGTTGTTTGACTTTTTCATAAAATTCTAAAAATTGATCATCTGTTAAAGTATTTACTAGTTCTTGAATTATTTTTTCCATAATTATTATCCACCTCTATCATATTAAAAATATACCTAAAATTAAGTATATTCAATAAATATCAAGAGTTTTCGACAAAATTAAAAATAATTTTTGGTCTGTCATTTTTTATTTTTGATATTAGACTTCTTGCAAAATTAATTTAAAATATAATTGAATTGTTGTTTTTAATAAAAAGGTGGAATTTAAATGAAATTTAAAAAAAATAATCAAATAAGTGATAAAAATTTTTTAAGATTAACTGGTATTAAACATACTACTTTTAATAAAATGCTAGAAATTTTAAAAATAGAAGAATTAAAAAAGAGATTTCGTCGCGGAAGAACCAATAAATTATCATTAGAAAATCGTATTTTAATGACTTTAGAATATTGAAGAGAATATAGAACTTATTTTCATATTGCAAAAAGTTATGATATTAGTGAAAGTAGTTGTTATAGAAATATCAAATGAATTGAAGACACTTTAATAAAACACCCTAATTTTCAACAACTTACTGGTCAAAAATCACTATTAAAAGATTATTTCAAAGATAAGACTGTTATAATTGATGTAACTGAAAGCCAAATCCAACGCCCAAAAAAAGACAAAAACAGCACTACTCAGGAAAAAAGAAAAAACACACAATAAAAACACAAGTTATAATTGAAAAAGATAGTAAAAAAATTATTAGTTCTGATTTTTCTTATGGTAAAAACCATGACTTTAAAATTTTAAAAGATTCAAAAATTAAATTTTTACCAGAAACAACTGTTTTAGTGGATTTAGGTTATCAAGGCATACAAAAAATTAATCATAATGTTTTAATTCCTAAAAGAAAATCAAAGAAAAACCCTTTAAATAAAGAAGAAAAGCAAAATAATGAGCGAATTTCAAAAATGAGAATTGTTATTGAAAATGTTTTTGCTATACTTAAAAAATTTAAAATTATTAGTGAAAAATATCGAAATCGTAGAAAAAGATTTGCTTTAAGATTTAATTTAATAGCTTCAATTTATAATTTACAACTATTAGTTTAAATATATTTGATAATTTAAAATTTCAGTCTTTTTTTATTGTAAATAATAATTTTTATTATGTTTTAATGACAAAATATTTGTAAAAATAATCTAAAAATTATTTTAATAACACTTTTATATTTATTTTAAATTTAAAAATTATAATTATCATATTAATTTTGCAAGAAGTCTATTCTATTTACTAACAAAATTAGTAATGAAGCCATTAGCACGGCAAGATTTTATTTAGGATTACAATCCCTAGCTTATTTCTTCTTATCCTTTTCAATTATCTTTTTTAGTGTTTTACGCGCCGGCGGATTTGTAAAGTTAGCTACTGCCTTAGATATTAGACTTCTTGCAAAATTAATTTAAAATATAATTGAATTGTTGTTTTTAATAAAAAGGTGGAATTTAAATGAAATTTAAAAAAAATAATCAAATAAGTGATAAAAATTTTTTAAGATTAACTGGTATTAAACATACTACTTTTAATAAAATGCTAGAAATTTTAAAAATAGAAGAATTAAAAAAGAGATTTCGTCGCGGAAGAACCAATAAATTATCATTAGAAAATCGTATTTTAATGACTTTAGAATATTGAAGAGAATATAGAACTTATTTTCATATTGCAAAAAGTTATGATATTAGTGAAAGTAGTTGTTATAGAAATATCAAATGAATTGAAGACACTTTAATAAAACACCCTAATTTTCAACAACTTACTGGTCAAAAATCACTATTAAAAGATTATTTCAAAGATAAGACTGTTATAATTGATGTAACTGAAAGCCAAATCCAACGCCCAAAAAAAGACAAAAACAGCACTACTCAGGAAAAAAGAAAAAACACACAATAAAAACACAAGTTATAATTGAAAAAGATAGTAAAAAAATTATTAGTTCTGATTTTTCTTATGGTAAAAACCATGACTTTAAAATTTTAAAAGATTCAAAAATTAAATTTTTACCAGAAACAACTGTTTTAGTGGATTTAGGTTATCAAGGCATACAAAAAATTAATCATAATGTTTTAATTCCTAAAAGAAAATCAAAGAAAAACCCTTTAAATAAAGAAGAAAAGCAAAATAATGAGCGAATTTCAAAAATGAGAATTGTTATTGAAAATGTTTTTGCTATACTTAAAAAATTTAAAATTATTAGTGAAAAATATCGAAATCGTAGAAAAAGATTTGCTTTAAGATTTAATTTAATAGCTTCAATTTATAATTTACAACTATTAGTTTAAATATATTTGATAATTTAAAATTTCAGTCTT is drawn from Spiroplasma endosymbiont of Clivina fossor and contains these coding sequences:
- a CDS encoding transposase family protein → MKFKKNNQISDKNFLRLTGIKHTTFNKMLEILKIEELKKRFRRGRTNKLSLENRILMTLEYWREYRTYFHIAKSYDISESSCYRNIKWIEDTLIKHPNFQQLTGQKSLLKDYFKDKTVIIDVTESQIQRPKKDKNSTTQEKRKNTQ
- a CDS encoding IS1/IS1595 family N-terminal zinc-binding domain-containing protein — encoded protein: MEKIIQELVNTLTDDQFLEFYEKVKQQAELIKKQKRLNEIDQKFRAQGIKCPKCESYHCVKNGHNSEGKQKYLCKNCRASFDAFRNHFIYWSHLNYEQWNLLIQISLLGQSSKTISRFIKTTLKTAWYNRQKLMKSKQLENTQLKFKKLSGKIQIDETFIKEIHKGNFKYKTDPRRIHLDPFATNTKCCIQMAIDNNNNIYVKSTNTKRLQKQWVIENMNKELINENSIITSDIQKLYFLVAKQTNSTLCVTKTTINPEASYRNLNKISKLQSSLKEALIHYHGLGFTNIQNYLNLWKWKYQHKGLTPNQQTAVLYFNV
- a CDS encoding transposase family protein; this encodes MKTQVIIEKDSKKIISSDFSYGKNHDFKILKDSKIKFLPETTVLVDLGYQGIQKINHNVLIPKRKSKKNPLNKEEKQNNERISKMRIVIENVFAILKKFKIISEKYRNRRKRFALRFNLIASIYNLQLLV